One Sphingomicrobium marinum genomic window carries:
- a CDS encoding helix-turn-helix domain-containing protein, with product MAQQAELMTMGEFLARYSIGRTTAYREVAAGRLKIRKLGSATRIAREDADAWMASLPVRGGAAA from the coding sequence TTGGCACAACAAGCTGAATTGATGACGATGGGCGAATTCCTTGCTCGCTACAGCATCGGACGAACAACTGCTTATCGTGAGGTGGCGGCTGGACGTCTGAAAATCCGAAAACTTGGATCTGCAACGCGCATTGCGCGGGAGGACGCTGACGCATGGATGGCTAGCCTGCCCGTGCGCGGCGGAGCGGCCGCATGA
- a CDS encoding bleomycin resistance protein yields MDHATPNLPSTSFEATSRFYLSLGFEESWRDEGWMILNRGGIALEFFPYPDLKAAESNFSCCLRLDDMDAMYKACKEAGLPEQCWGWPRLHPPQREDSGLTIAYMVDPDGSLIRLIQN; encoded by the coding sequence ATGGACCACGCAACGCCAAACCTGCCATCAACCAGTTTTGAAGCCACTTCACGCTTTTACTTAAGCTTAGGGTTTGAAGAAAGCTGGAGAGACGAGGGCTGGATGATTCTCAATCGAGGCGGAATCGCCTTAGAGTTCTTCCCATATCCAGATCTGAAAGCTGCCGAGAGCAATTTCAGTTGCTGCCTCCGTTTGGACGATATGGACGCAATGTATAAGGCGTGTAAAGAGGCCGGATTGCCCGAGCAGTGCTGGGGATGGCCTCGCCTTCATCCACCACAGCGTGAGGACAGCGGACTCACAATAGCCTATATGGTTGACCCCGATGGATCACTTATCCGCCTGATTCAAAACTGA